From Sphingopyxis sp. USTB-05, the proteins below share one genomic window:
- a CDS encoding DUF1801 domain-containing protein, with amino-acid sequence MGKDEIKTKATEVSVADFIAAVPDSRRRDEAAVIDAMHRRVTGLEPRMWGPSIIGYGSYDYLYDSGRSGTMCRAGFSPRKAAMTLYLMGHYEKRQPEADALLAKLGKYKNGKSCLYINKLADVDLDVLEKLVVLSWDVMNERYPG; translated from the coding sequence ATGGGCAAGGATGAGATCAAGACCAAGGCGACCGAAGTGAGCGTCGCCGACTTCATTGCCGCCGTCCCCGACAGCCGGCGGCGCGACGAGGCAGCCGTGATCGACGCGATGCACCGCCGCGTCACCGGCCTCGAGCCCAGGATGTGGGGGCCGTCGATCATCGGTTATGGCAGTTACGACTATCTCTATGACAGCGGCCGGTCGGGGACGATGTGCCGCGCGGGCTTTTCGCCGCGCAAGGCTGCGATGACGCTTTATCTGATGGGCCATTACGAGAAGCGCCAGCCCGAGGCCGATGCCCTGCTCGCCAAGCTTGGCAAATATAAGAATGGCAAGTCCTGCCTCTACATCAACAAGCTTGCCGACGTCGATCTGGACGTGCTCGAAAAGCTGGTCGTGCTGAGCTGGGACGTCATGAACGAACGTTATCCGGGCTGA
- a CDS encoding DUF1295 domain-containing protein produces MIDALLLLATNFAGLLGVILVLWGISVVIRDVSFIDAFWAFGMVLLAWGTAWQVGVEAPHAKLLLGLTTLWGLRLAIHLTIRWAGHGEDPRYKKILAYTGEKRKWSWAKTALIMVFLTQAPLLFVTCLPAQLGIWASALGPQDIGILGWAGAAAALAGIAFESIGDAQLDAFRKNPANKGKVLDTGLWRYTRHPNYFGDALTWWGIWLVVADIGWAPALASLIGPVFLTFTLTKWSGKALLEKGLHKTRPDYAAYVARTSGFIPWPPKTGA; encoded by the coding sequence ATGATCGATGCCCTTTTGCTGTTGGCGACCAATTTCGCGGGGTTGCTCGGCGTAATTCTGGTCCTGTGGGGCATTTCGGTCGTGATCCGCGATGTGTCGTTCATCGACGCCTTCTGGGCGTTCGGCATGGTGCTGCTCGCATGGGGCACCGCCTGGCAGGTCGGTGTCGAGGCACCGCATGCGAAGCTGCTGCTGGGTCTGACCACGCTCTGGGGTCTGCGGCTTGCGATCCATCTGACGATCCGCTGGGCGGGCCATGGCGAAGATCCGCGCTACAAGAAAATCCTCGCTTACACGGGCGAAAAACGAAAATGGAGCTGGGCGAAGACCGCATTGATCATGGTTTTCCTGACCCAGGCGCCGTTGCTGTTCGTCACCTGCCTGCCTGCACAGCTTGGCATCTGGGCGAGTGCGCTCGGTCCGCAGGACATCGGCATCCTTGGATGGGCAGGCGCCGCCGCGGCGCTCGCCGGGATCGCATTCGAGAGCATCGGCGATGCGCAGCTCGACGCATTTCGCAAGAATCCGGCGAACAAGGGCAAGGTGCTCGACACCGGTCTGTGGCGTTATACGCGCCACCCCAATTATTTCGGCGACGCGCTGACCTGGTGGGGCATCTGGCTGGTGGTCGCCGACATCGGCTGGGCGCCCGCGCTCGCGAGCTTGATCGGCCCTGTCTTCCTGACCTTCACCCTCACCAAATGGTCGGGCAAGGCCCTGCTCGAAAAGGGGCTGCACAAGACGCGGCCCGACTATGCCGCTTATGTCGCGCGCACTTCCGGATTCATTCCGTGGCCGCCAAAGACCGGGGCTTAG
- the pepN gene encoding aminopeptidase N — protein sequence MTDASSTPAIPVTIYRSDYRAPEWQIPDIALDFALGIDATKVRATLSVVRDADAPVPLLLRGDGLTAAAVRVDGEVWNDWRMDGGDLVVDLGERTAATVEVDTVIDPASNTQLSGLYASGGLLCTQCEAEGFRRITFHPDRPDVLSRYKVRMQGDKAAFPILLSNGNCIDQGEAGSDHWALWEDPWPKPSYLFALVAGDLVVNKDSFTTMSGRKVELGIWVRGGDQDRTGHAMQALKDSMKWDEEVYGREYDLDLFNIVAVSDFNMGAMENKGLNIFNTRYILADPDTATDVDYDGVEGVVAHEYFHNWSGNRVTCRDWFQLSLKEGFTVFRDQNFSADMGSPPVKRIEDVRLLRAAQFPEDAGPLAHPIRPDSFQEISNFYTATIYNKGAEIIRMMATMVGPERFRKGTDLYFDRHDGEAATCEDFVRAIEDGADIDLAQFRRWYEQAGTPRLKLSLVEEAGDWSLDIVQMVPPTPGQPEKQPMMLPLRLAAFAMDGSGDALADTLVTVTGATQRVTLGQFAARPALSVNRTFSAPIIVDFERGPGELAWLAAHDDDPFARYEALQQLMLDTLVAAVSGEAGDRRAVIDAVGQTLAGAASDPAFVAEAVLLPSEAFIGDQMLTVDPDAIRRERLALQAAIGTALESEWRSILAGKAPPATDLSRKAKGGRRLRGVALAYLAATGADDAPALAFDIFSNADGMTERQAALATLAHGDSDERAHALDIFYQRYRDNPLVLDKWFQVQAWSLRSDTVDAVKGLAQHPDFTLANPNRVRSLYGALTGNQAAFHRADGAGYRLIADLVIALDPKNPQTAAKMIPPLGRWKRFGDARLALMRAELERILAQPGLSRDVTEQASKSLLG from the coding sequence ATGACCGACGCTTCCTCTACGCCCGCCATTCCCGTCACCATCTATCGCAGCGACTATCGCGCGCCCGAATGGCAGATCCCCGACATCGCGCTCGATTTCGCGCTGGGGATCGACGCGACGAAGGTCCGCGCGACGCTGTCGGTGGTGCGCGATGCCGATGCGCCGGTGCCGCTGCTGCTGCGCGGCGACGGGCTGACTGCGGCGGCGGTACGCGTCGATGGCGAGGTATGGAACGACTGGCGGATGGACGGCGGCGACCTGGTCGTTGATCTCGGCGAACGGACCGCGGCGACGGTCGAGGTCGATACGGTGATCGACCCCGCATCGAATACGCAGCTTTCGGGGCTTTATGCATCGGGCGGCCTGCTCTGCACCCAGTGCGAGGCCGAGGGCTTTCGCCGCATCACTTTTCATCCCGACCGCCCCGATGTGCTCAGCCGCTACAAGGTGCGGATGCAGGGCGACAAGGCGGCGTTCCCGATCCTGCTGTCGAACGGAAATTGCATCGATCAGGGCGAAGCGGGGAGCGATCATTGGGCGCTGTGGGAAGACCCCTGGCCGAAACCCTCCTATCTGTTCGCGCTCGTCGCCGGCGACCTTGTCGTCAACAAGGATAGCTTCACGACGATGTCGGGTCGCAAGGTCGAACTGGGCATCTGGGTTCGCGGCGGCGATCAGGATCGCACCGGCCACGCGATGCAGGCGCTGAAGGACAGCATGAAATGGGACGAGGAGGTCTATGGCCGCGAATATGACCTCGACCTGTTCAACATCGTCGCGGTCAGCGATTTCAACATGGGAGCGATGGAGAACAAGGGCCTCAACATCTTCAACACCCGCTATATCCTTGCCGACCCCGACACCGCGACCGACGTCGATTATGATGGTGTCGAGGGCGTCGTCGCGCACGAATATTTCCACAATTGGTCGGGCAATCGCGTCACCTGTCGCGACTGGTTCCAGCTCAGCCTGAAAGAGGGTTTCACCGTCTTTCGCGACCAGAATTTCTCCGCCGATATGGGCTCGCCGCCGGTCAAGCGGATCGAGGATGTCCGCCTTCTCCGCGCCGCGCAATTCCCCGAGGATGCGGGGCCGCTCGCGCATCCGATCCGCCCCGACAGCTTTCAGGAAATCTCGAATTTCTATACCGCGACCATCTATAACAAGGGCGCCGAGATCATCCGCATGATGGCGACGATGGTCGGACCCGAACGCTTCCGCAAAGGCACCGACCTCTATTTCGACCGTCACGACGGCGAGGCAGCGACGTGCGAGGATTTCGTGCGCGCGATCGAGGACGGCGCGGACATCGACCTCGCGCAGTTTCGCCGCTGGTACGAACAGGCGGGGACACCGCGGCTGAAGCTTTCGCTGGTCGAAGAGGCTGGCGACTGGTCGCTCGATATCGTGCAGATGGTGCCGCCGACGCCCGGCCAGCCGGAGAAACAGCCGATGATGCTGCCGCTGCGCCTGGCTGCCTTTGCGATGGACGGCAGCGGCGACGCGCTTGCCGACACGCTGGTCACGGTAACCGGCGCAACACAGCGTGTCACGCTTGGACAATTTGCGGCGCGCCCGGCGCTGTCGGTCAACCGCACTTTCTCCGCACCGATCATCGTCGATTTCGAACGTGGCCCCGGCGAACTCGCCTGGCTGGCCGCGCATGACGATGATCCGTTCGCGCGCTACGAAGCGTTGCAGCAGCTCATGCTCGACACGCTTGTCGCCGCGGTATCGGGTGAGGCGGGCGACCGCCGCGCGGTGATCGACGCCGTCGGGCAGACGCTCGCGGGGGCGGCCAGCGATCCGGCTTTCGTTGCCGAAGCGGTGCTGCTGCCCAGCGAAGCTTTCATCGGCGACCAGATGCTCACCGTCGATCCCGACGCGATCCGCCGCGAACGGCTCGCGTTGCAGGCGGCGATCGGCACCGCGCTCGAAAGCGAATGGCGGTCCATCCTTGCCGGCAAGGCGCCGCCCGCGACCGACCTATCGCGCAAGGCCAAGGGCGGCCGCCGCCTGCGCGGCGTTGCGCTTGCCTATCTCGCAGCCACCGGGGCGGACGATGCGCCCGCGCTTGCGTTCGACATCTTCTCCAATGCCGACGGCATGACCGAACGGCAGGCGGCATTGGCGACGCTCGCGCACGGCGACAGCGATGAGCGTGCTCATGCGCTCGACATCTTCTATCAACGCTATCGCGACAATCCGCTCGTGCTCGACAAATGGTTCCAGGTACAGGCGTGGTCGCTGCGTTCCGACACGGTCGATGCGGTGAAGGGCCTTGCGCAGCATCCCGATTTCACGTTGGCGAACCCGAACCGCGTCCGCTCGCTCTATGGTGCGCTGACGGGCAATCAGGCGGCGTTCCATCGTGCCGATGGTGCGGGCTACCGGTTGATCGCCGATCTCGTCATCGCGCTCGATCCGAAGAACCCGCAGACCGCGGCAAAGATGATCCCCCCGCTCGGCCGCTGGAAACGTTTCGGCGACGCGCGGCTGGCGCTGATGCGCGCCGAACTCGAACGCATCCTCGCGCAGCCCGGCCTGTCGCGCGACGTGACCGAACAGGCGTCGAAGAGCCTTTTGGGTTGA
- a CDS encoding ferredoxin--NADP reductase yields the protein MSDRIAEAAKLAPSASLTVEEVRSVRHWNEHLFSFTITRPPSFRFRSGEFVMIGLPGEGRPLLRAYSIASPAYADELEFLSIKVPDGPLTSRLQLIQPGDPVYLGRKPTGTLVADALTPGRRLFMLSTGTGLAPFLSLARDPDIYERFNQIVIVHCVRQVSDLAFRDELESQLAGDPLVQDQALLQFHYLPTVTRQPFRTTGRIDALIDDGSLFGHPLTGPTEFDPATDRIMMCGSMAMIRDLQARFEGLGFKEGSNAAPGDFVIERAFVG from the coding sequence ATGAGTGACCGTATTGCCGAAGCCGCCAAGCTGGCCCCCTCCGCCTCGTTGACCGTCGAGGAAGTAAGGTCGGTGCGCCATTGGAACGAGCATCTGTTCAGCTTCACGATCACGCGTCCGCCGAGCTTCCGCTTCCGCTCGGGCGAGTTCGTGATGATCGGCCTGCCGGGCGAGGGCCGCCCGCTGCTGCGCGCTTATTCGATCGCCAGCCCCGCCTATGCCGACGAGCTCGAATTCCTGTCGATCAAGGTGCCCGACGGCCCGCTTACCTCGCGGCTCCAACTGATTCAGCCCGGCGATCCGGTCTATCTCGGCCGCAAGCCGACGGGGACGCTCGTCGCCGATGCGCTGACCCCCGGCCGGCGTTTGTTCATGCTCTCGACCGGGACGGGGCTCGCACCCTTCCTAAGCCTTGCGCGCGATCCCGACATTTATGAGCGCTTCAACCAGATCGTGATCGTCCATTGCGTGCGGCAGGTCAGCGACCTCGCCTTCCGCGACGAACTCGAAAGTCAGCTTGCGGGCGATCCGCTGGTGCAGGACCAGGCGCTGCTCCAGTTCCACTATCTGCCCACGGTGACCCGCCAGCCGTTCCGCACGACGGGCCGCATCGATGCGCTGATCGACGATGGTTCGCTCTTCGGTCATCCGTTGACCGGCCCGACCGAATTCGATCCGGCGACCGACCGCATCATGATGTGCGGCAGCATGGCGATGATCCGCGACCTGCAGGCCCGTTTCGAGGGGCTGGGCTTCAAGGAAGGATCGAACGCCGCGCCCGGCGATTTCGTCATCGAGCGCGCGTTCGTCGGTTAG
- a CDS encoding DUF445 domain-containing protein: MTDRTLSLPIGVAIPARASNIRVVATGLLVVMAFVFIGAKYFQDVNPAIGFLRAFAEAAMVGGLADWFAVTALFRHPMGLPIPHTAIVPRNKNRIGDTLARFLLTNFLLPRLIARKMQAVDVAGAVGKFLSEPGEGGGRLRLGASRIIADGLGALDQQRLGGMVKSAIADRLRELDVAPLLGQALQAALAEGRHQPLLDAMVKWGSKTLELNEHLIHQMVHDNSNAIVRFTGLDESISNRIVAGLSKLLSEMAVDETHPLRIRVEEGLAKMALDLQHDPEVKAKVAKVRDELLENKAVKRWLDGLWEQGRTALLKAARNPDTMLAGRIGELVTQFGAMLGEDAGIKRTLNRYARRAVVGMVDSYGETALKLVSDTIRGWDAKTITDRLENAVGDDLQYIRINGTLVGGLVGVLIHTVDVLI, encoded by the coding sequence ATGACCGACCGCACGCTCTCCCTGCCGATTGGTGTCGCCATTCCGGCCAGAGCATCGAACATTCGCGTCGTTGCGACGGGCTTGCTCGTCGTCATGGCCTTTGTCTTCATCGGCGCGAAATATTTTCAGGACGTCAATCCGGCGATCGGCTTTCTCCGCGCCTTTGCCGAGGCGGCGATGGTCGGTGGGCTTGCCGACTGGTTCGCGGTCACCGCCCTGTTCCGCCACCCGATGGGGCTGCCGATCCCGCACACCGCCATCGTTCCGCGCAACAAGAACCGCATCGGCGACACGCTCGCGCGCTTTCTGCTCACCAATTTCCTGCTGCCGCGCCTGATTGCACGCAAGATGCAAGCGGTCGACGTCGCGGGCGCGGTCGGCAAATTCCTGTCCGAACCGGGCGAGGGCGGCGGGCGGCTTCGCCTCGGTGCGTCGCGCATCATTGCCGACGGCCTTGGCGCACTCGATCAGCAGCGTCTGGGCGGCATGGTCAAATCGGCGATCGCCGATCGCTTGCGCGAACTCGACGTCGCGCCCCTGCTTGGACAGGCGCTGCAGGCGGCGCTGGCCGAGGGGCGGCATCAACCGCTTTTGGATGCGATGGTCAAATGGGGGTCGAAGACGCTCGAACTCAACGAGCATCTGATCCACCAGATGGTGCACGACAATTCGAACGCGATCGTGCGCTTCACCGGGCTGGACGAAAGCATCTCGAACCGCATCGTCGCGGGCCTGTCGAAGCTGCTCAGCGAAATGGCGGTCGACGAAACGCACCCGCTGCGCATCCGTGTCGAGGAAGGGCTCGCCAAGATGGCGCTCGACCTGCAGCACGACCCCGAAGTGAAGGCGAAGGTCGCGAAGGTTCGTGACGAGTTGCTCGAAAACAAGGCGGTCAAGCGCTGGCTCGACGGCCTGTGGGAACAGGGCCGCACCGCGCTGCTCAAGGCCGCGCGCAACCCCGACACGATGCTCGCCGGCCGCATCGGCGAACTCGTCACGCAGTTCGGCGCGATGCTTGGCGAGGATGCGGGGATCAAGCGCACGCTCAACCGCTACGCCCGCCGCGCCGTCGTCGGCATGGTCGACAGCTATGGCGAAACCGCGCTCAAGCTGGTGTCGGACACGATCCGCGGCTGGGATGCGAAGACGATCACCGACCGGCTTGAAAATGCTGTCGGCGACGACCTGCAATATATCCGTATCAACGGCACGCTCGTCGGCGGCCTGGTCGGCGTGCTGATCCACACGGTCGACGTGCTGATCTAG
- a CDS encoding M20/M25/M40 family metallo-hydrolase encodes MKRLSALLASTLFVAAPAIAADAAPRPDQLAFRDLYKELVETNTTLSSGSCTLAAERMAARLKAAGIPDSQLTLFATPENPKEGGLVAVYPGTSKTAKPILLVAHIDVVEAKRADWERDPFVMVEENGYFYGRGTADDKAQAAVWVDTLIRFQQAGYKPKRAVKVALTCGEETNGAFNGVEWLAANKRDLIDAEFALNEGGGGDSDGKGKVLGQSVQVGEKTFANFRLETRNPGGHSSAPVPDNAIYELARALTKIGDYDFPVEMTDTTRRFFAEAGAARGDETGGAMVALAKNPADKAAEAIVNKDPFLHSNLRTTCVATLLDGGHAPNALPQRAGANINCRIFPGHSIESIKDELAKVIGDPGVAITQLAPKRPAPPAPPLDPKIIGPMQKLVDKYWPGLKVIPSMANGYTDATFLGAAGIPTYGIPGMWGDPDGNGAHGLNERMEVKSVYVGRDYMFDLVKAYADKP; translated from the coding sequence ATGAAAAGACTGTCCGCGCTGCTGGCGTCCACCTTGTTCGTCGCGGCGCCCGCGATCGCCGCCGATGCGGCGCCGCGGCCTGATCAGCTCGCCTTCCGCGATCTCTATAAGGAGCTTGTGGAGACGAACACGACGCTGTCATCGGGCAGTTGCACGCTCGCCGCCGAACGCATGGCGGCGCGGCTCAAGGCGGCGGGCATCCCCGACAGCCAACTCACCCTTTTTGCGACACCCGAAAATCCCAAGGAAGGCGGCCTCGTCGCCGTCTATCCGGGGACCTCGAAAACCGCGAAGCCGATCCTGCTCGTCGCGCATATCGACGTGGTCGAGGCGAAACGCGCCGACTGGGAACGCGACCCCTTCGTCATGGTCGAGGAAAATGGCTATTTCTATGGCCGCGGCACCGCCGACGACAAGGCGCAGGCCGCGGTGTGGGTCGACACGCTGATCCGTTTCCAGCAGGCCGGATACAAGCCGAAGCGCGCGGTCAAGGTCGCGCTGACCTGCGGCGAGGAAACCAATGGCGCGTTCAACGGGGTCGAATGGCTCGCCGCGAACAAGCGCGACCTGATCGACGCCGAATTTGCGCTCAACGAAGGCGGCGGCGGCGACAGCGACGGCAAGGGCAAGGTCCTCGGCCAGTCGGTGCAGGTCGGCGAAAAGACCTTCGCCAATTTCCGCCTCGAAACGCGCAACCCCGGCGGCCATAGTTCGGCGCCCGTGCCCGACAATGCGATCTATGAACTTGCGCGCGCGCTGACGAAGATCGGCGATTATGACTTCCCGGTCGAAATGACCGACACGACCCGGCGCTTCTTTGCCGAGGCGGGCGCGGCACGCGGCGACGAGACGGGCGGGGCGATGGTCGCGCTCGCGAAGAACCCCGCCGACAAGGCGGCCGAGGCGATCGTGAACAAGGACCCATTCCTGCATAGCAATCTGCGCACGACCTGCGTCGCGACGCTGCTCGACGGCGGCCATGCGCCGAACGCGCTGCCGCAGCGCGCGGGCGCGAACATCAATTGCCGCATCTTTCCGGGCCACAGCATCGAATCGATCAAGGACGAGCTCGCAAAGGTCATCGGCGACCCGGGTGTCGCGATCACCCAGCTAGCCCCGAAACGCCCCGCCCCGCCCGCGCCGCCGCTCGACCCCAAGATCATCGGACCGATGCAGAAGCTTGTCGACAAATATTGGCCGGGACTGAAGGTCATCCCGTCGATGGCGAACGGCTATACCGATGCGACCTTCCTCGGCGCCGCCGGCATCCCCACCTATGGGATACCCGGCATGTGGGGCGATCCCGACGGCAACGGCGCCCACGGCCTCAACGAACGAATGGAAGTCAAATCGGTCTATGTCGGACGCGACTATATGTTCGATCTGGTAAAGGCCTACGCCGACAAGCCCTGA
- a CDS encoding YafY family protein produces the protein MRASRLLSILILLQLRQRLTAADLAAEFEVSERTIYRDIDALSAAGVPVYGDRGPGGGFQLLDGYHTRLTGLSAEEAEVATMIGLPGPAAELGLGAATSAARGKLLAAIPGGGGAVADRMAARFHLDPAGWYRSRESLPSLPTIARAVFDQRLLAMRYDSWQGLRDWTVEPLGLVLKAGVWYLAARGAGKIRVFRVSNIFDPKADEATFEWPKDFRLPAWWQGEQARFEAELFATAATVRASPEGCKRLAQQSPRGADAVATAGAPDERGWREMTLMVEDSDHGAREMIALGAEVEVVVPDSFRARIGTLAQAIAVMHG, from the coding sequence ATGCGCGCGAGCCGCCTCCTCTCGATCCTGATCCTGTTGCAACTGCGCCAGCGGCTGACGGCGGCCGATCTTGCCGCCGAGTTCGAGGTGTCCGAACGGACCATCTATCGCGACATCGATGCCCTGTCGGCGGCGGGGGTGCCGGTATATGGCGATCGCGGCCCAGGGGGCGGTTTCCAGTTGCTCGACGGCTATCACACGCGGCTGACGGGACTGTCGGCGGAAGAGGCCGAGGTGGCGACGATGATCGGCCTGCCCGGTCCCGCCGCCGAACTGGGACTTGGCGCGGCGACGAGCGCGGCGCGCGGCAAGTTGCTTGCTGCGATTCCGGGTGGCGGCGGGGCGGTCGCCGACCGGATGGCGGCGCGGTTTCACCTCGATCCGGCGGGCTGGTACCGAAGCCGCGAAAGCCTGCCGTCGCTGCCGACGATCGCGCGCGCCGTGTTCGACCAGCGCCTGCTCGCGATGCGATATGACAGCTGGCAGGGGCTGCGTGACTGGACGGTCGAACCGCTCGGCCTCGTGCTAAAGGCCGGCGTTTGGTATCTCGCGGCGCGCGGCGCGGGAAAGATCCGCGTCTTTCGCGTCTCGAACATTTTCGATCCCAAAGCGGACGAGGCGACGTTCGAATGGCCGAAGGATTTCCGGCTGCCGGCATGGTGGCAAGGCGAACAGGCGCGTTTCGAGGCCGAACTTTTTGCCACCGCCGCGACCGTTCGCGCATCGCCCGAAGGTTGCAAGCGGCTGGCTCAGCAATCGCCGCGCGGCGCGGATGCAGTGGCGACGGCAGGCGCACCCGATGAACGCGGCTGGCGCGAAATGACGTTGATGGTCGAGGATAGCGACCATGGCGCGCGCGAGATGATTGCGCTGGGCGCCGAGGTCGAAGTGGTGGTACCCGACAGCTTTCGTGCGCGCATCGGCACGCTGGCGCAGGCGATTGCGGTCATGCACGGCTGA
- a CDS encoding NAD(P)-dependent oxidoreductase: MGQMLIFGMGYAASHLAGRLRARGWDVAGTTRDGREGSIAFDNEIAVRRAVREATHILSSVPPVEGVDPVLARYGEAIALSASIWTGYLSSTGVYGDTGGAWVDESAPIKGRRADRNAADAAWRDLRSDVRIFRLPGIYGPGRSILGRIAEGRAHRIDVPSQVFSRIHIDDIAGGVMASFRGQAGVYNLADDEPCHQNRLVEWGCTMLGAPLPPLQSLGEAGLSPAARAFYAENRRVANGKAKRLLGWAPRYPTFREGLAASA, translated from the coding sequence ATGGGACAGATGCTGATTTTCGGAATGGGCTATGCCGCGAGCCACCTCGCCGGACGCTTGCGCGCGCGTGGCTGGGACGTGGCGGGGACGACACGCGACGGCCGCGAGGGCAGCATCGCGTTCGACAATGAGATCGCCGTGCGGCGTGCGGTTCGCGAGGCGACGCATATCCTGTCGTCGGTGCCGCCCGTCGAAGGGGTAGACCCCGTCCTCGCCCGCTATGGCGAGGCGATCGCCCTCTCCGCCTCGATATGGACCGGCTATCTCTCCTCGACCGGCGTCTATGGCGATACGGGTGGCGCGTGGGTCGACGAAAGCGCGCCGATCAAGGGCCGCCGCGCGGATCGCAATGCGGCAGACGCGGCATGGCGGGACTTGCGCAGCGACGTTCGCATATTTCGCCTTCCGGGCATCTACGGACCCGGCCGCTCGATCCTCGGGCGCATCGCCGAAGGCCGCGCGCACCGCATCGACGTGCCCAGCCAGGTCTTCAGCCGGATTCATATCGACGATATCGCGGGCGGCGTCATGGCGTCGTTCCGCGGGCAAGCGGGCGTCTATAACCTCGCCGACGACGAACCCTGCCATCAGAACCGGCTCGTCGAATGGGGCTGCACAATGCTCGGTGCGCCATTGCCGCCGCTGCAATCGCTCGGCGAAGCCGGCCTGTCGCCCGCCGCTCGCGCTTTCTATGCCGAGAATCGCCGTGTGGCGAACGGCAAGGCGAAGCGGCTGCTCGGCTGGGCGCCGCGCTATCCGACCTTTCGTGAGGGGCTGGCGGCGAGCGCCTAG
- a CDS encoding lysophospholipid acyltransferase family protein gives MTRLDDHPPGLVARGVRRLLLLLYRMRGWTAVGSVPEPRRFVLIAAPHTSNWDFVNFLGVAGDLGIKPHFMGKLSLFRWPLAGFMKQMGGIAVDRRGGTNVVQQMVGEFARRTEFILTVAPEGTRGKTKKWRTGFYQIALAAKVPLVVGFMDYSKKTGGLGPLIWPTGDFRADMLKVLETYKNCIPKFPERAVQSIDDIVGVDEEPDMRA, from the coding sequence GTGACGAGACTAGATGACCACCCGCCGGGGTTGGTGGCGCGCGGCGTGCGCCGATTATTGCTTTTGCTGTACCGGATGCGCGGTTGGACAGCGGTCGGGAGCGTGCCCGAACCGCGCCGCTTCGTGCTGATCGCCGCGCCGCATACGAGCAATTGGGACTTCGTCAATTTCCTCGGCGTTGCCGGCGACTTGGGTATCAAGCCGCATTTCATGGGCAAATTGTCGCTGTTCCGCTGGCCGCTCGCCGGCTTCATGAAACAGATGGGCGGCATTGCGGTCGACCGTCGCGGCGGCACCAACGTCGTGCAGCAGATGGTAGGCGAGTTCGCGCGCCGCACCGAATTCATCCTGACCGTCGCGCCCGAAGGGACGCGCGGCAAGACGAAGAAATGGCGCACCGGATTCTATCAGATTGCACTTGCGGCGAAGGTACCGCTGGTCGTCGGCTTCATGGATTACAGCAAGAAGACGGGTGGGCTCGGCCCGCTGATCTGGCCCACCGGCGATTTTCGCGCCGACATGCTGAAGGTGTTGGAAACCTATAAAAATTGCATTCCCAAATTTCCCGAGCGCGCGGTCCAGTCGATCGATGATATAGTCGGTGTCGACGAGGAACCGGATATGCGCGCATGA